A region of Elusimicrobiota bacterium DNA encodes the following proteins:
- a CDS encoding ABC transporter permease, protein MLFQVFTQRVLDLAAAVGSVAVLIRRTLYWIFAAPLDTRNVFAQMSEVGVKSFPVTSLTALFTGMVLALQTGFSFRRVFNEPLYVGTVVGLSLLKELGPVLTGVVVAGRVGAAIAAEIGTMNVTEQVDALYTLGTNPVRYLVVPRFLACLVMVPLLSVYADVIGIVGGYFVAHFRLHVPSSIYWDEIKAIHLEDAFHGLIKSVAYALIIVVTACYKGLRTSGGAEGVGQATTSAVVISMVSILVSDYFLSALLVSFGIG, encoded by the coding sequence CTGCTTTTTCAAGTTTTCACCCAGCGGGTTTTAGACCTGGCGGCGGCCGTGGGGAGCGTCGCGGTGCTGATCCGCCGGACCCTCTACTGGATTTTTGCCGCTCCGCTGGACACCCGAAACGTTTTCGCCCAGATGTCCGAGGTGGGGGTGAAATCGTTTCCGGTCACGAGCCTCACGGCGCTTTTTACGGGGATGGTGTTGGCCCTTCAAACGGGTTTCTCTTTTCGCCGGGTATTTAATGAGCCTCTCTACGTGGGGACGGTGGTGGGGTTGTCGCTCTTAAAAGAGCTGGGGCCCGTGCTCACGGGGGTGGTCGTGGCCGGACGGGTGGGCGCGGCCATCGCCGCGGAGATCGGCACCATGAACGTCACCGAACAGGTGGACGCCCTCTACACCCTGGGGACCAACCCGGTCCGCTACCTGGTGGTTCCGCGGTTCTTGGCTTGTCTCGTGATGGTGCCGCTCCTGTCGGTGTATGCGGACGTGATCGGGATTGTGGGGGGATATTTCGTGGCCCATTTCCGTTTGCATGTTCCCTCCTCCATTTACTGGGACGAGATCAAAGCCATTCACCTGGAAGACGCTTTTCACGGGTTGATTAAGTCCGTGGCGTATGCTCTGATTATCGTCGTCACGGCTTGTTACAAGGGGCTCCGCACCTCGGGCGGCGCCGAGGGCGTCGGCCAGGCGACCACGAGCGCGGTGGTGATCAGCATGGTCAGCATCCTGGTCAGCGATTATTTCTTGTCGGCGCTGTTGGTGTCCTTCGGGATCGGATGA
- the dnaB gene encoding replicative DNA helicase: MAPSDTLSPGRAPTAEGLPPQSREAEVAVLGSMLVERESLLKALDLLREEDFYEENHRRIFSAIRALHDRNVTADVVTVGDELEKAGALGSLGGRAALFELTNLVPSALHVEHYARIVREKSILRQMIAIARTVVAESSQPTEEAQALLDSAQQRFFVLAQDRATNGMIPASVLMQGAISTLEKLAESSKYVTGVSTGFSEWDKMTSGLQPSNLIIIAGRPSMGKTAFCLNVAENVAIKEKRPVVFFSLEMSEQEIGLRLLCSQARINVRSVREGFLSRKSWPTITNVASQIALAPLFFDFSTSPSILDIRGSSRRWAHELKQKGTPLSLIIIDYIQLLHAGGAVESRQQEISEISRSIKSLARELQVPVIALSQLNRRPEDKGREGRPQLSDLRESGALEQDADVVAAIFREEVYRRDDPDIKGKAKLFVLKQRNGPIGDIDLNFISEFTKFVDPAPEGEAAF, from the coding sequence GTGGCCCCCTCCGACACTCTGTCCCCCGGGCGCGCTCCGACGGCTGAGGGTCTCCCGCCCCAAAGCCGGGAGGCCGAAGTAGCCGTTTTGGGGAGCATGTTGGTGGAGAGGGAGTCTCTGCTCAAAGCCCTCGACCTCCTCCGCGAAGAGGATTTCTACGAGGAAAACCATCGGCGGATCTTTTCCGCGATCCGCGCCCTCCACGACCGGAACGTCACCGCCGACGTGGTGACGGTGGGCGACGAGCTGGAAAAAGCGGGAGCCCTTGGATCCCTCGGCGGTCGCGCGGCTCTCTTTGAACTGACGAACCTCGTCCCCTCCGCCCTTCACGTCGAACACTACGCCCGGATCGTCCGGGAAAAATCCATCCTTCGTCAAATGATCGCCATCGCCCGCACGGTGGTGGCCGAGTCTAGCCAACCGACGGAGGAGGCCCAGGCCCTCTTGGACAGCGCCCAACAGCGGTTTTTCGTTTTGGCCCAGGACCGCGCGACCAACGGCATGATCCCGGCCAGCGTCCTCATGCAGGGGGCCATCTCGACGTTGGAAAAACTGGCCGAGTCCAGCAAATACGTCACCGGCGTTTCCACCGGATTTTCGGAATGGGACAAGATGACCTCGGGGCTTCAACCCTCGAACCTCATCATCATCGCGGGCCGCCCGTCCATGGGAAAAACGGCCTTTTGCCTTAACGTCGCCGAAAATGTGGCGATCAAAGAAAAGCGCCCGGTGGTGTTCTTCTCTCTGGAAATGAGCGAGCAGGAAATCGGGCTTCGGCTCCTCTGTAGCCAAGCCCGGATCAACGTGCGGAGCGTGCGGGAGGGCTTCCTGTCGCGGAAGAGCTGGCCCACCATCACCAACGTCGCCAGCCAGATCGCTTTGGCCCCGCTCTTCTTCGATTTTTCCACCAGTCCCTCCATTTTGGACATCCGGGGTTCCTCCCGCCGCTGGGCCCATGAGTTGAAACAGAAGGGCACGCCCCTCTCCCTGATCATCATCGACTACATCCAATTGCTCCACGCCGGCGGAGCCGTGGAAAGCCGCCAGCAGGAAATCTCCGAGATTTCCAGGTCCATCAAGAGCCTGGCGCGGGAACTGCAAGTCCCCGTGATCGCGCTCTCCCAGCTCAACCGCCGGCCCGAAGATAAAGGCCGCGAGGGCCGCCCCCAACTGTCGGACCTTCGTGAAAGCGGCGCCCTCGAGCAGGACGCGGACGTGGTGGCGGCGATTTTCCGGGAGGAAGTGTACCGGCGGGACGATCCTGACATCAAGGGGAAAGCCAAATTGTTCGTGTTGAAACAACGGAACGGGCCCATCGGCGACATTGATTTGAACTTCATCTCGGAGTTCACCAAATTCGTGGATCCCGCGCCGGAAGGCGAGGCGGCCTTTTAG
- the alr gene encoding alanine racemase, which yields MRPTWAEIDLEAFRHNLLAVAGRVPRRVKLMAVLKADGYGHGATPLARAASVLGNRLWGFGVSSAEEGISLRAAGLTEKILVLGSLFPFESYAAVLDHHLIPTVASRSSAQALAHWAERRGRPAPCHVKIDTGMGRIGMAPRTAREALVSFRQNPWLRVEGIYTHLACADSAPATVQQLRLFDDTVADLKKGGECLLHAANSGGTLARPASRYDLVRPGLILYGAAPWPGLGRKIDLRPVLSWKTRVVFVKTVARGTPLSYGWTWKARRRSRIATLPVGYADGYPRALSNRGEVLIKGRRCPVVGRVTMDQILVDVTGLPGMDAGEEAVLIGGQGRERLTAEDLAGWAETIPYEILCGISKRVPRLVRGG from the coding sequence ATTCGTCCCACCTGGGCGGAAATCGATCTTGAGGCTTTTCGCCACAATCTCTTGGCGGTGGCGGGGCGGGTGCCCCGGCGGGTGAAACTGATGGCCGTTTTGAAAGCCGACGGGTATGGGCACGGGGCGACGCCGCTGGCGCGCGCCGCGTCCGTCTTAGGGAACCGGTTATGGGGATTCGGCGTGTCCAGCGCGGAGGAGGGCATCTCCCTGCGCGCGGCCGGCCTGACCGAGAAAATCCTGGTACTCGGAAGCCTTTTTCCATTCGAGAGCTACGCCGCCGTTTTGGACCACCACCTTATTCCCACGGTGGCCAGCCGTTCGTCGGCCCAGGCCCTGGCCCATTGGGCGGAGCGTCGGGGCCGACCGGCCCCATGCCATGTCAAGATCGATACCGGGATGGGGCGGATCGGGATGGCTCCACGGACAGCGCGGGAAGCCCTGGTCAGTTTCCGCCAAAACCCCTGGCTCCGGGTGGAAGGGATCTACACCCATCTCGCCTGCGCCGATTCCGCCCCCGCCACCGTGCAACAGTTACGGCTTTTTGATGATACCGTGGCGGATTTAAAAAAAGGAGGCGAATGCCTCCTGCACGCCGCCAATTCGGGAGGAACGCTGGCCCGGCCGGCGTCCCGCTACGACTTGGTCCGGCCGGGGCTGATCCTCTACGGGGCGGCTCCGTGGCCTGGCCTGGGGCGGAAAATCGATTTGCGCCCTGTTCTTTCGTGGAAGACGCGTGTGGTTTTTGTTAAAACGGTGGCTCGCGGGACGCCGCTCAGCTACGGATGGACCTGGAAGGCCCGCCGGCGGAGCCGCATCGCCACGCTTCCCGTGGGTTACGCGGACGGCTACCCCCGTGCCCTCTCGAACCGAGGCGAGGTCTTGATCAAAGGCCGCCGCTGTCCCGTCGTGGGGCGGGTCACCATGGACCAGATCCTGGTGGACGTCACCGGACTTCCGGGAATGGACGCGGGGGAGGAGGCCGTCTTGATCGGCGGCCAAGGACGGGAGCGGTTGACGGCGGAAGACCTGGCGGGTTGGGCGGAGACGATTCCCTATGAGATCCTGTGCGGTATTTCCAAACGCGTGCCGCGTTTGGTGCGGGGCGGTTGA
- a CDS encoding 50S ribosomal protein L9, producing MKTKIILQKDIPNLGVAGDVKDVNPGYARNYLLPRKLAVPASPRARSLWDAKKLEVDEERKTKLAAAQERGRQLQDVVITITARAGQDGKLFGSVTTGDVAQALAGKGVVIDRRWVEIREPIRTTGEFTGAVRLHPQVRAAFKIQVQPAG from the coding sequence ATGAAGACCAAGATCATTCTTCAAAAAGACATCCCGAACCTGGGGGTGGCCGGCGACGTGAAAGACGTGAACCCGGGCTACGCCCGCAATTACCTTCTTCCTCGAAAATTGGCCGTCCCGGCCAGTCCCCGCGCCCGATCCCTCTGGGACGCGAAGAAGCTGGAGGTGGACGAAGAACGCAAGACCAAGCTCGCCGCCGCCCAGGAACGCGGACGCCAACTTCAAGACGTGGTGATCACGATCACGGCCCGTGCGGGCCAAGACGGTAAACTCTTTGGGTCCGTGACCACGGGCGACGTGGCCCAGGCTCTCGCCGGAAAGGGCGTCGTCATCGACCGCCGCTGGGTCGAAATTCGGGAGCCCATCCGTACCACCGGGGAATTCACCGGCGCGGTGCGGCTCCACCCCCAGGTCCGCGCGGCCTTTAAGATTCAGGTTCAACCGGCGGGGTAA
- a CDS encoding 30S ribosomal protein S18 produces MNETQPTSETEKAPANVPTSSPTSAPRPAGGPRFGSRPNSGPRPNGPGGRPPSGPGGARRGGRPMIRRKVCRFCAEKISEVDYKAIPILRGFLTARGKMLGGRTTGNCARHQRQLTQGIKRSRMLALLPYIGE; encoded by the coding sequence ATGAACGAAACTCAACCGACTTCTGAAACAGAAAAAGCCCCGGCCAACGTGCCGACCTCGTCGCCGACTTCGGCCCCCCGCCCCGCGGGCGGTCCCCGCTTCGGCAGCCGTCCCAATTCAGGCCCCCGCCCCAACGGACCCGGCGGACGACCTCCGAGCGGACCCGGTGGCGCGCGCCGAGGCGGCCGTCCCATGATTCGGCGCAAAGTGTGCCGGTTTTGCGCTGAGAAAATCAGCGAAGTGGACTACAAAGCCATCCCTATCCTACGCGGTTTCTTAACCGCCCGGGGGAAGATGTTGGGGGGCCGCACGACGGGCAATTGCGCCCGTCACCAACGCCAGTTGACGCAGGGCATCAAGCGTTCCCGCATGCTCGCCCTGCTTCCGTATATCGGGGAGTAA
- a CDS encoding ABC transporter ATP-binding protein gives MIRLEGVHKAFGANRVLRGLDLEVKEGETLTIIGGSGTGKSVTLKIMVGLLKPDQGRVFVDNEEITGLEDEALARVQRKFGFLFQGGALFDSMTVAENVLFGVRNLKPEEMVRGDEIVTKCLGLVGLKREVAALKPAELSGGMKKRVGLARAIAHEPDYIMYDEPTTGLDPIMSDVINDLIVSIREKLKITSIAVTHDMKSAYKISNRIAMIHEGRLVESGTPLEIQRSENPVIRQFITGSSQGPIQMPVRSYT, from the coding sequence ATGATCCGGCTGGAGGGCGTTCATAAGGCGTTCGGCGCCAACCGCGTTCTGCGGGGTCTCGACCTGGAAGTCAAGGAGGGGGAGACCCTCACGATCATCGGGGGGTCCGGGACAGGTAAAAGCGTGACCCTGAAGATCATGGTGGGGCTGTTGAAGCCGGACCAGGGGCGGGTTTTCGTCGACAACGAGGAGATCACGGGTTTGGAGGACGAAGCGTTGGCCCGGGTCCAGCGGAAGTTCGGGTTTTTGTTTCAAGGCGGGGCTCTCTTTGATTCGATGACGGTGGCGGAGAATGTTCTCTTCGGGGTTCGGAACCTAAAGCCCGAGGAAATGGTCCGGGGGGATGAGATCGTGACGAAGTGCCTCGGCCTGGTGGGGCTCAAACGGGAGGTGGCGGCGCTGAAACCCGCCGAGCTTTCCGGGGGAATGAAAAAACGGGTGGGTCTGGCCCGCGCCATCGCCCACGAGCCCGATTATATTATGTACGACGAACCGACCACGGGGCTCGACCCCATCATGTCGGACGTCATCAACGATCTGATTGTGAGCATCCGGGAGAAATTAAAAATTACCTCCATTGCCGTGACGCACGACATGAAATCGGCTTACAAGATCTCCAACCGCATCGCCATGATTCATGAGGGACGCCTCGTGGAGTCGGGCACCCCTTTGGAAATCCAGCGTTCAGAAAACCCCGTCATTCGCCAATTCATCACCGGCTCTTCACAAGGGCCTATTCAAATGCCCGTGAGGTCTTACACCTAA